In one window of Prevotella sp. E13-17 DNA:
- a CDS encoding DHH family phosphoesterase, with protein sequence MMRKIMQWMVAATLTSSLFVWTSCSNDDNAVIPQPGHETEFGALLKTLDWGTDTCFVYGHKTPDVDAVTSALSYARLMRLMGYNCKAKVSSGMNRETAYIAHVFGFELPELKSSVVPQTRLILTDHTDYAQCVDGAREAVILQKIDHHVEGDIADSGIPFVRREMIGSTNTIIYEMYKEQGITIDDETARIMLAGIISDTRNLSKTTTQAIDSTALQALAAQLAISPDSVVSLNRGMEDAATDYTGMTDAEIFLSDYKEYEISGHQLGFGSLVCKQSQMEAFIDRMLAVMPKVMRQRGRQMLVAKIDNKVENTGDDRAERPYVENGTYFIYYGEGAKQMAEAIFGASLREGVCYTSEKLSRKQIVPRITEVLTGN encoded by the coding sequence ATGATGAGAAAAATCATGCAATGGATGGTGGCTGCCACCCTGACAAGCAGCCTCTTTGTATGGACATCCTGTTCGAACGATGACAATGCGGTGATTCCGCAGCCCGGCCATGAAACGGAGTTCGGCGCACTGCTGAAAACACTGGACTGGGGCACGGACACATGCTTCGTCTATGGTCACAAGACACCCGACGTGGATGCCGTCACCTCGGCCTTGTCGTATGCCAGGCTGATGCGGCTGATGGGCTACAACTGCAAGGCCAAGGTGTCGAGCGGGATGAACCGCGAGACGGCCTATATTGCTCACGTGTTCGGCTTCGAGCTGCCCGAACTGAAGTCGAGCGTGGTGCCGCAGACACGGCTCATCCTGACCGACCACACCGACTATGCCCAGTGTGTGGACGGTGCCCGTGAGGCCGTTATCCTGCAGAAGATAGACCACCATGTGGAGGGCGACATAGCCGACAGCGGCATCCCCTTCGTGCGCCGCGAGATGATTGGCTCTACCAACACCATCATCTACGAGATGTATAAGGAACAGGGCATCACCATCGACGACGAGACCGCCCGCATCATGCTGGCAGGCATCATCAGCGACACGCGCAACCTGTCGAAAACCACCACGCAGGCCATCGACTCCACGGCATTACAGGCCCTTGCCGCACAGTTGGCCATCAGCCCCGACTCTGTGGTCAGCCTGAACCGCGGCATGGAGGATGCCGCCACCGACTATACCGGCATGACCGATGCCGAGATTTTCCTCTCCGACTACAAGGAGTACGAGATCAGCGGCCATCAGCTTGGCTTCGGCAGTCTCGTCTGCAAGCAGAGCCAGATGGAAGCCTTCATTGACCGCATGCTGGCAGTCATGCCCAAAGTGATGCGGCAGCGAGGACGGCAGATGCTTGTGGCAAAGATCGACAACAAGGTGGAGAACACGGGTGACGACCGTGCCGAACGGCCTTACGTGGAGAATGGCACCTATTTTATATACTATGGTGAAGGCGCCAAGCAGATGGCTGAGGCCATCTTCGGAGCGTCGTTGCGTGAGGGCGTCTGCTATACATCCGAGAAACTCTCACGCAAGCAGATTGTGCCGCGCATCACTGAAGTGCTGACTGGTAATTAA
- a CDS encoding GMC oxidoreductase — translation MVTTEQDIFLGTLNAGHPGGMLPLTEAEAQTLHSPHLPDNLYVCDASLLPQSLGLPPILTIMALAKRIAKQIL, via the coding sequence TTGGTTACAACGGAACAAGACATTTTCCTGGGGACACTCAATGCCGGACATCCTGGTGGCATGTTGCCACTCACCGAAGCCGAAGCACAAACACTCCATTCACCACATCTGCCCGACAATCTCTATGTCTGCGATGCCTCTCTTCTGCCTCAGTCTCTTGGTCTGCCCCCCATTCTCACCATCATGGCATTGGCCAAACGCATTGCGAAACAAATACTTTAG